The stretch of DNA TGGTCATGGCGTCTCCTCAAACTGGAAGGTCCAAAGGTAGTCCGTCAGTGCCCACATCTGTGCCTCGGTCAGCACGGGTCCCCAGTAAGGCATCCCAGTGCCCATCCCTCCCCGCAGGATCTTCCCCTGCAGCAGTGCCGAACTCGCCCCGAGCATGATCGAGGAATCCGTGAAATCGGCCGGGGAGGGGGGGCGACCGTCGGCGAGGTGTGAGGCCGATGCGGCGGGGATCCCAGCCGCGGCCATCATGACGCCGTCGCCGGCGCCGCCCTCGCCGTGGCAAGCGGCGCAATTCTGCGCGAAGAGCGCCCGCCCTTCGCCCAGCGCCTCGTCGGTCGTTGTCGAGCGCCACAGGTATGCGACGAGGTCCCACACCCGAGAGTCGCTCAGACCTCGCGTGGATGGATCGAGGCGCAGCGTCTGCCACGTCTCGGCGGGGGCGCGGCGGACGAAGTCCTGACGCGATCGAAGCCCTGCGGGCATCTCGATCCCCAGAGCCTCTCCCCGCTCAGCTGATGGCCGCACGCTAGGCACGGCCGATGCAGGGTGGGGCGCATCGATGTCTATTCCAAGACTCAGGTACAAGGGATCCTGAACCTCGGCCACCACCGGCTGACCGCCCGAAACCTCGATGACGCCACGCATGCGCCAATGATTCGGACCGCACCAGCGGGTGCAGTAGAAAGTGTACGTGCCGGGCTGATCGAAGGTCAGCGTCGTCTCCACGACCTGACCTGGAGGCAGGTCGAGCGGGGCCTCGTCGCTTCGCCCGATGGCAAATCCGTGGACGACATCGTCGGAGACCAGGCGTAGGCGGAGCGGGGACCCGACGCTGGCGCGCAGTGTTCCCGGAAGCCAGCCGCCTTCTTCGCTCACCCGGCCGTGAATTGTCGGGGTCGAGGTGGAGCTTCGCGCCGCCCACCAGGCCGCGGCAAGCGCCAGCGGGACTACGATGACCGCCAGCGCCAAGGCGATGCGGGCGAAGTGCTCGGAGCTCAGGCGACGAAAACCCACAACAGCCCCGCGGTGACGATGAGGGAAAAACCCCAAACCGGAATCGCCATCCGGACTCCGCCGGCGAGCTCATCGGCGACGGCCCGGACGTGACGGCTCGACCAGGCCAGCCCTACGAGCAAGATAGCAATCAGCGCCCACGAGGCGAGGCCGCCACCCACAGGCGTCCACGGCATCGACGCAGTGCCAAGGAGGTCCCAGCCGAGGCCGATGGGGTCGGAGAGGACAGGCAAGATGTAGGAGGCGTTGGCCAGGACGAACCCGAGGCTGAAGGCGGCCCAGGCGGCGAGGCCGAGTGGGACGAGCGCCGGTGCGAATCTCCGCAGGCTCTCCTGCGCCGGGAGCCGAGGGCTGGCCGTCAATTGTCCAAAGCGTGTCGCGGCCAGGAACAAGCCTGGGACCAACACGACGGTGATCAGCAGGAACCCGGCGGCATAGGCCAGCCAGGATGGACTGCCGACCGCAGCCGCCGCCGAGCGCAACGTGCTCGACGGGCCCATCAGGACGAAGGCGTAAACCAAGGCGCTGCCGATCAGGACTAGGCTCTTGAAGGCTTCATCCAGACGGACGCGGGACGTGGGCTGAAGATCGGCCCCCATCGGCCGCAGGTTGATGGCGACGTTGTCGAGTGGGCAGGTACGCAGGCACTCCAGGCAGACGCCGCAGGACACGTTGGTGGTGAGAGCTGCAGGG from Anaerolineales bacterium encodes:
- a CDS encoding c-type cytochrome is translated as MGFRRLSSEHFARIALALAVIVVPLALAAAWWAARSSTSTPTIHGRVSEEGGWLPGTLRASVGSPLRLRLVSDDVVHGFAIGRSDEAPLDLPPGQVVETTLTFDQPGTYTFYCTRWCGPNHWRMRGVIEVSGGQPVVAEVQDPLYLSLGIDIDAPHPASAVPSVRPSAERGEALGIEMPAGLRSRQDFVRRAPAETWQTLRLDPSTRGLSDSRVWDLVAYLWRSTTTDEALGEGRALFAQNCAACHGEGGAGDGVMMAAAGIPAASASHLADGRPPSPADFTDSSIMLGASSALLQGKILRGGMGTGMPYWGPVLTEAQMWALTDYLWTFQFEETP
- a CDS encoding 4Fe-4S binding protein, with protein sequence LVIVAGLLGTPVGSRNPATVLVWIAWWAALMIVAVPFFGRLWCGVCPLPLPGEWLQRGALLRPRGGGLGLGLPWPRRLRGLWVQNAAFVLVALFSLPILTQPRLTALLLAGLVLVAIAISLVFERRSFCRYLCPVGGFIGLYAQAAPLEVRVRDPRVCAGHTIKTCYTGSADGYGCPWMAFPAALTTNVSCGVCLECLRTCPLDNVAINLRPMGADLQPTSRVRLDEAFKSLVLIGSALVYAFVLMGPSSTLRSAAAAVGSPSWLAYAAGFLLITVVLVPGLFLAATRFGQLTASPRLPAQESLRRFAPALVPLGLAAWAAFSLGFVLANASYILPVLSDPIGLGWDLLGTASMPWTPVGGGLASWALIAILLVGLAWSSRHVRAVADELAGGVRMAIPVWGFSLIVTAGLLWVFVA